In Podospora pseudoanserina strain CBS 124.78 chromosome 5, whole genome shotgun sequence, a single window of DNA contains:
- a CDS encoding hypothetical protein (EggNog:ENOG503P23G; COG:Q), translating into MDTTMVTVMAVVDNFVRFISAMISSQPHQARVPSPGEAFVEMAILALKGLVPMVWLRSKTSPVEFLVGGAALLVMVLAVSHFHTAEPSKPSSAEGGRIKGILLKAPKPRHAYKPRVAFDPALDTGNKVLKRSHDVCGDGGMM; encoded by the coding sequence ATGGACACAACCATGGTTACGGTGATGGCTGTAGTAGATAACTTCGTTCGATTCATCTCCGCCATGATCTCAAGTCAGCCACACCAAGCCCGGGTCCCCAGTCCGGGCGAGGCCTTCGTCGAGATGGCCATCTTGGCGCTCAAGGGGCTGGTCCCCATGGTATGGCTTCGCAGCAAGACCTCCCCGGTTGAGTTTCTCGTTGGAGGGGCCGCACTGCTTGTGATGGTCCTCGCCGTCAGCCATTTCCATACTGCCGAGCCGAGCAAACCTTCTTCTGCcgaaggagggaggataaAGGGCATCCTCCTCAAGGCGCCAAAGCCTCGACATGCGTACAAACCGAGGGTTGCATTTGACCCGGCGTTGGACACGGGTAACAAGGTCCTGAAGCGGAGTCACGACGTGTGCGGAGATGGGGGAATGATGTAA